In Carassius auratus strain Wakin chromosome 39, ASM336829v1, whole genome shotgun sequence, a genomic segment contains:
- the LOC113057675 gene encoding proheparin-binding EGF-like growth factor, with protein sequence MKFLTVLRLFAVTFVAVTSVSGASIERFESERPAQTAVIDLLEALNEKRATVDNKQVEYEEEDEYYDDYEQEDEFSGAYEGPLVAFSRKPKDPSAVLNAEKLEGSKRNGFEGKKGKGKGKGKKRNPCLKKYKDFCIHGTCQYLRDLKRPSCICDSDYSGERCHLFSLELKKNGEVYSRTTALAVVAVVLSSLCLTIIGLMLALRFHKQGAYNVENEEKVKLGAAPHH encoded by the exons ATGAAGTTTTTAACTGTTTTGCGTCTTTTCGCCGTTACCTTTG TGGCTGTCACATCAGTGAGCGGTGCGTCAATAGAGCGGTTTGAAAGTGAGAGGCCTGCACAGACAGCTGTAATTGATCTTTTGGAGGCACTGAATGAGAAGAGAGCTACCGTGGACAACAAGCAAGTGGAGTATGAGGAGGAAGACGAGTATTACGATGACTATGAACAGGAAGATGAGTTTTCAGGGGCTTACGAGGGGCCATTAG TTGCATTTTCAAGAAAACCCAAAGACCCAAGTGCAGTTTTAAATGCAGAGAAACTTGAAGGCTCGAAGAGGAACGGGTTTGAAGGAAAGAAGGGAAAAGGAAAGGGAAAAGGCAAGAAAAGGAATCCATGTCTAAAAAAGTACAAGGACTTTTGTATCCACGGAACCTGCCAGTATCTCAGGGACTTAAAGAGGCCCTCCTGCAT TTGTGACTCAGACTACTCAGGAGAGCGATGTCACCTTTTCTCCCTGGAGCTAAAGAAGAATGGCGAGGTGTATAGCCGCACGACGGCCCTTGCTGTGGTGGCTGTGGTTCTCTCTTCATTATGTCTCACCATCATTGGACTGATGCTGGCACTCCG gttTCACAAGCAAGGTGCATATAATGTGGAAAATGAGGAGAAAGTTAAACTGGGAGCCGCCCCACACCACTAA
- the LOC113057674 gene encoding RUN and FYVE domain-containing protein 1-like isoform X1, whose translation MADEDPNTKVECEDVPAKEEETEATEPDQNDVADEVQKDKRADSSWSGPILSFARKATETLSSGVNHYSAGLKGSDTSQHSPDTSDPLKTGAVKDPTVVERSNLLSMMKLSIKVLIQSSLSLGRTLDSQYPPLQQFFVVLEHCLKHGLKVKKTFIGQNKSIWAPLELIEKLCPESADISTSVRDMPGIKTGLGRARAWLHLALMQKKIADYMKELINRKDLLGEFYEPGALIMEEEGTVIVGMLVGLNVIDANLCVKGEDLDSQVGVIDFSMYLKDPQATETTQDDSKMTAILDQKHYIEELNRHLSCTVTDLQAKMDSLEKTNSKLIEELTAATDRINALREEQEQLKQENANILQTSQRKEEVTLQDSQLELETYRQTRQGLDEMYSVVWKQYKEEKRIRQELQKELELQIGLKQEMEVAMKLLEKDTHEKQDALVALRQQLDQVKNLNLQMFNKAQESDRVAQKKEEDMERLEKKMIQMEAAMKELEQRLQNSENVLKNTDESQNELRSEMKGKVNALQKRLTDLDTLRAGLESELSVEKEQRQSLQRELHREQDNSAELRTQLQQLQGLQTELLDLRQEKKQLQQLCEEQEQALQEMGLHLSQSKLKMEDFKEVNKALKGHAWLKDDEATQCKQCQKEFSISRRKHHCRNCGDIYCNSCSSNELALPSYPKPVRVCDVCHCLLLQRSSIRS comes from the exons ATGGCGGACGAGGATCCAAACACGAAAGTTGAATGCGAAGACGTTCCTGCAAAAGAAGAAGAAACCGAGGCTACGGAACCTGATCAGAATGATGTGGCCGACGAGGTCCAGAAGGACAAACGGGCAGACAGCTCCTGGTCGGGGCCGATTTTGTCGTTTGCTCGTAAAGCGACAGAGACGCTGAGCAGTGGAGTGAATCACTACAGCGCGGGGTTAAAGGGATCTGACACATCACAACACAGCCCTGACACCTCAGACCCCCTGAAGACAGGAG CTGTGAAGGATCCCACGGTGGTGGAGAGGTCAAACCTCCTCAGCATGATGAAGCTCAGCATTAAGGTTCTGATCCAGTCCTCCCTCAGTCTCGGCCGCACGCTGGACTCTCAATATCCACCTCTGCAGCAGTTCTTTGTAGTTCTGGAGCACTGCCTAAAACATGGGTTAAAAG TGAAGAAGACTTTCATTGGTCAGAACAAGTCTATCTGGGCTCCTCTGGAGTTGATAGAGAAACTGTGCCCTGAGTCAGCTGACATTTCCACCAGTGTGCGGGATATGCCTGGAATCAA GACAGGCCTCGGGCGAGCTCGAGCATGGCTGCATCTGGCTCTAATGCAGAAAAAAATTGCAGACTACATGAAAGAGCTTATAAATAGAAAAGACCTTCTTGG GGAGTTTTATGAGCCTGGGGCTCTTATAATGGAGGAGGAGGGGACTGTAATCGTAGGGATGCTGGTGGGTCTGAATGTGATCGATGCCAATCTGTGTGTGAAAGGAGAGGATCTAGATTCCCAG GTGGGCGTCATTGACTTCTCAATGTATCTAAAGGATCCTCAAGCAACTGAGACCACACAAGA TGATTCAAAAATGACAGCCATTCTTGACCAGAAGCACTACATAGAAGAACTGAACCGCCATCTGAGCTGCACGGTGACGGATCTTCAGGCCAAGATGGACTCGCTGGAGAAGACCAACAGCAAACTCATCGAGGAG CTTACAGCAGCCACAGACAGAATCAACGCTCTGCGTGAAGAGCAGGAGCAACTTAAACAAGAAAATGCTAACATTCTCCAAACTAGTCAGAGGAAAGAGGAG GTGACTCTGCAAGATAGTCAGTTAGAGCTAGAAACATATCGACAGACGCGGCAGGGTTTGGATGAAATGTACAGTGTAGTTTGGAAGCAGTACAAGGAAGAGAAAAGAATCCGGCAG GAGCTGCAAAAGGAGCTGGAGCTGCAGATCGGTTTGAAGCAGGAAATGGAGGTCGCCATGAAACTCCTGGAAAAGGACACTCATGAGAAACAAGACGCGCTGGTCGCACTGCGACAACAACTAGATCAAGTCAAGAATCTCAACTTACAGATGTTCAACAAAGCACAG GAGTCTGACCGAGTGGCCCAGAAAAAAGAGGAGGACATGGAACGACTTGAAAAGAAGATGATTCAGATGGAAGCAGCCATGAAGGAACTAGAGCAGAG GCTTCAAAATTCAGAAAATGTGCTCAAAAACACGGATGAAAGCCAGAATGAGCTGAGATCGGAGATGAAGGGGAAAGTGAATGCTCTGCAGAAGCGTCTCACTGACCTCGACACACTCAG GGCAGGCCTGGAGTCGGAGCTTAGTGTGGAGAAAGAGCAGCGTCAGAGCCTGCAGAGGGAGCTACACAGAGAACAGGACAACAGCGCAGAGCTGCGCACACAACTGCAGCAGCTGCAGGGCCTGCAGACG GAGCTGCTTGATCTTCGACAGGAGAAGAAACAGCTCCAGCAGCTGtgtgaggagcaggagcaggcTCTACAGGAGATGGGCCTTCATCTCAGCCA ATCCAAACTCAAGATGGAGGACTTCAAAGAGGTCAACAAAGCCTTGAAG GGTCATGCCTGGCTGAAAGACGATGAAGCTACACAGTGCAAGCAGTGCCAAAAAGAATTCTCAATCTCTCGGAGAAAA CACCATTGCAGGAACTGTGGAGACATCTACTGCAACAGCTGCTCCAGTAATGAGCTGGCTCTGCCCTCGTACCCCAAACCTGTCCGCGTATGTGACGTCTGCCATTGCCTTCTGCTCCAGAGGAGCTCCATCAGATCCTGA
- the LOC113057674 gene encoding RUN and FYVE domain-containing protein 1-like isoform X2 — protein sequence MADEDPNTKVECEDVPAKEEETEATEPDQNDVADEVQKDKRADSSWSGPILSFARKATETLSSGVNHYSAGLKGSDTSQHSPDTSDPLKTGAVKDPTVVERSNLLSMMKLSIKVLIQSSLSLGRTLDSQYPPLQQFFVVLEHCLKHGLKVKKTFIGQNKSIWAPLELIEKLCPESADISTSVRDMPGIKTGLGRARAWLHLALMQKKIADYMKELINRKDLLGEFYEPGALIMEEEGTVIVGMLVGLNVIDANLCVKGEDLDSQVGVIDFSMYLKDPQATETTQDDSKMTAILDQKHYIEELNRHLSCTVTDLQAKMDSLEKTNSKLIEELTAATDRINALREEQEQLKQENANILQTSQRKEEVTLQDSQLELETYRQTRQGLDEMYSVVWKQYKEEKRIRQELQKELELQIGLKQEMEVAMKLLEKDTHEKQDALVALRQQLDQVKNLNLQMFNKAQESDRVAQKKEEDMERLEKKMIQMEAAMKELEQRM from the exons ATGGCGGACGAGGATCCAAACACGAAAGTTGAATGCGAAGACGTTCCTGCAAAAGAAGAAGAAACCGAGGCTACGGAACCTGATCAGAATGATGTGGCCGACGAGGTCCAGAAGGACAAACGGGCAGACAGCTCCTGGTCGGGGCCGATTTTGTCGTTTGCTCGTAAAGCGACAGAGACGCTGAGCAGTGGAGTGAATCACTACAGCGCGGGGTTAAAGGGATCTGACACATCACAACACAGCCCTGACACCTCAGACCCCCTGAAGACAGGAG CTGTGAAGGATCCCACGGTGGTGGAGAGGTCAAACCTCCTCAGCATGATGAAGCTCAGCATTAAGGTTCTGATCCAGTCCTCCCTCAGTCTCGGCCGCACGCTGGACTCTCAATATCCACCTCTGCAGCAGTTCTTTGTAGTTCTGGAGCACTGCCTAAAACATGGGTTAAAAG TGAAGAAGACTTTCATTGGTCAGAACAAGTCTATCTGGGCTCCTCTGGAGTTGATAGAGAAACTGTGCCCTGAGTCAGCTGACATTTCCACCAGTGTGCGGGATATGCCTGGAATCAA GACAGGCCTCGGGCGAGCTCGAGCATGGCTGCATCTGGCTCTAATGCAGAAAAAAATTGCAGACTACATGAAAGAGCTTATAAATAGAAAAGACCTTCTTGG GGAGTTTTATGAGCCTGGGGCTCTTATAATGGAGGAGGAGGGGACTGTAATCGTAGGGATGCTGGTGGGTCTGAATGTGATCGATGCCAATCTGTGTGTGAAAGGAGAGGATCTAGATTCCCAG GTGGGCGTCATTGACTTCTCAATGTATCTAAAGGATCCTCAAGCAACTGAGACCACACAAGA TGATTCAAAAATGACAGCCATTCTTGACCAGAAGCACTACATAGAAGAACTGAACCGCCATCTGAGCTGCACGGTGACGGATCTTCAGGCCAAGATGGACTCGCTGGAGAAGACCAACAGCAAACTCATCGAGGAG CTTACAGCAGCCACAGACAGAATCAACGCTCTGCGTGAAGAGCAGGAGCAACTTAAACAAGAAAATGCTAACATTCTCCAAACTAGTCAGAGGAAAGAGGAG GTGACTCTGCAAGATAGTCAGTTAGAGCTAGAAACATATCGACAGACGCGGCAGGGTTTGGATGAAATGTACAGTGTAGTTTGGAAGCAGTACAAGGAAGAGAAAAGAATCCGGCAG GAGCTGCAAAAGGAGCTGGAGCTGCAGATCGGTTTGAAGCAGGAAATGGAGGTCGCCATGAAACTCCTGGAAAAGGACACTCATGAGAAACAAGACGCGCTGGTCGCACTGCGACAACAACTAGATCAAGTCAAGAATCTCAACTTACAGATGTTCAACAAAGCACAG GAGTCTGACCGAGTGGCCCAGAAAAAAGAGGAGGACATGGAACGACTTGAAAAGAAGATGATTCAGATGGAAGCAGCCATGAAGGAACTAGAGCAGAG AATGTAG